The stretch of DNA TGTCAACATGTGGATACACACTAAGATCAAGCCATTGCCTAATCAAAGCAACTGCCTTCCGATTCAGTTTCTTCCATTCAGCATCAGATTTAGTACCTTTGGATTTATCCCCTTCTACAGGATCATACAAGTCCTTGCTATACAGCATATCTTCCATGAGgccaaattgaataattttgagAAGTGGGTATCTCAAATCAGGCAAAAGAGAAGGCAATACAACTAACAAGTTATATCCTAATGTTCATCtctaaaatttcataagaaatgGAGCAAGTTTACCAAGTCAATGTGATCAAGGTTGACATGCCCTTTTCCCcaattttcttcttccttcgaCGCCGATGCTctctgtttctttctttcttttcaaaaatgaaaagatCCAACTCTCTCTCACTTTCTCACCGTGGCTTAGCcactttttctctttattttttttgttttaaagttgTGGGCCCCACTTGGTTGGGGACCCACCAACAATTTATTACCAAACAGGAtataagaacacaaaattttatatctctGTTTTTTATGTCTTGTTCTCAGTGTCTTATCTTGTCCTGTTCTCATAAACAAACGCAACTTAGGTGTGCGAATAATTAtactaatattaagatttaggtgaGTAATTTGGAGGTGTAgtgtatttttactttattgaaCCAATTTTAGAGttcattattcatattattcacAAAAATCATTATTTACCTAACAAAAGTCCATAATAATATCATCTCTCTCACACAATAAGAAGAATTCAACTGCATCATATTTGTAGCATTGACCACTTGGAATAATAAACATTAATATAAGAGATAGAAAGTGCAAAGGATCATACACTTCTTACATTTCTTTTATGAcacaaaatgaaataataagaattgaGGTAAGTTTTACAAATTGAACATATTGGAAGGTTGAGATGAGTTTTTATCTGAGTTCTTCAAaggatttattattatgattaccacttttctattttccattTCCATGGCCATGTTCTGATTTATTACTCCTTACCTTTCTCATGCTTTTCTTTGAAACCAATTCCAACTTGCACCCTGATGTACATTCTTCTTTTGTTCCTCCTCCTATAACCATCTTCTTTTCAATCTCCAATGCCAATTTACCATCTGATATTTTACTTCTGTTTTGAACCTTTTCTCTGCTCTCGGCATGAGACATTCTTCTCATGAGTTCCTCTTTGTTTATGCCTAAAGATTGTGTGTCGTACGCGACTTTAGCAGCCGGCCGCTTCGCTGCTGCTCCTTGAAGTAAATCATGATGTGATTTTTGTAGCTTGTGATGATTGAtggttgtggttgttgttgcCTTATTATTGTTAGAGCCTTTCTCTTGTTCAAAGTAGACAAGCTGAACCACTGTTCTTAGTGGCAGAAGCTCGTTCTTAACTGCGTGCGCTCGCGCCTCTGGAGACAGTCTTTGGCATTGTAGAATCCGGCACAAGCGCCTCTTCTCTGCCTTGCCAAGATCAGGATGCACCtgtttatgtatttaatttaaaaccATTATCATGAATGTAccataaaattaaattgcataTAATGAAGTAGCTTAATGCCTAAGGAATGTAGTTTTGGTGTGAATGTCAAATTGTGAATAGTGTTCTCTTCTCTTCCATGAGGAATTCTTAGATATGCCGCATCTACCGATGTTATAGTATTCTATCACAGTTCTATTTATGTTTCAATCATTAAAATCTGTAGTGTTCTATCACAAATTCATTAGCCTTGATTCCTTGAATTGTGTTTATATTGAATGGAGTGTCTACAACTACAATATGCAATGCCAACCAAAACAAGAATTATGCcttttcatatgcatttgtccAACAATCGCaagaaagaaatcatgaaaattcaACAAGCTCACACAAATTCACAAGAATGTATATATAATTCACCTTAAGATAGATGTTGATTGCCTGGTAAAGATCATCATGCTCTGATCGGCCAATAGCCGGCACGGCTTCAGCAAGAGCTACAAACTTTGATACTGGCATGTTATTATCCCTTGCAACCACTTGAAGATAGGAATCAATGAGCTTCCCAACATTTCTGACCGATTTCAAGAATTGTCTGTTATCAACTACACTAGGGGGCTTGCTCTTCCAAAACTTGAAGAAACTCTCAAGAACTGCTAGGACTAATTCTGTGTCATAGAAATTCTGGTCCGAAGAAGAGGTCGAATGATAGAGCAAGTCGCTCACCGTTGCTTCCTCAAACTGTATGCTGGCTCTTTTTATCAGTTCTGTTTTCGTCGTTGGCGAGATGCCAAGATGACTCGAAATGCTGAGAAGTTTCAACAAGAAGCCAACTGAAACCGATCCTTTATCTGCAGGAATCATGCTTACAATTGTCTCaagaattttttggtttttcgcTTTTGATTCTTCGGTCTGTGCTAGTGAACTTCCTGAACTTCTAATATTTGTGAGGCCAGGTAGCCACTTGCAAGCATAGACGTGCAATGCTTCACCAATAAGCTGGTGTGGCAACACATATGTTGATCTGATTGCCATTATTATGCACCGGAAAAGATCTATACCAAGATCTGACACGTCCTCTGTCCACCAATCCTTTGGGACAGAATGATGCTGTTTTCTAGCATAACCGGGCCTCGTGTAGGTGTAGGACCATTTAACCTGCAAAGACCAATCATTATTAAGCACATAATGTCCTAATAAAAG from Arachis duranensis cultivar V14167 chromosome 4, aradu.V14167.gnm2.J7QH, whole genome shotgun sequence encodes:
- the LOC107483035 gene encoding BTB/POZ domain-containing protein At5g47800 isoform X1; this translates as MKFMKLGTRPDTFYTEQATRTLVSNIAVDLVIKINDITYLLHKLQAPLLPKCGLLQQLCSDFSDPEPVSLELHDIPGGENAFELCAKFCYGMSINISAHNIVPAFCAAKFLQMNESIEKGNFVGKLEAFFNSCILEGWKDSIVAIQATDKLPLWSENLGIIRKCIDSIIEKILTPSPQVKWSYTYTRPGYARKQHHSVPKDWWTEDVSDLGIDLFRCIIMAIRSTYVLPHQLIGEALHVYACKWLPGLTNIRSSGSSLAQTEESKAKNQKILETIVSMIPADKGSVSVGFLLKLLSISSHLGISPTTKTELIKRASIQFEEATVSDLLYHSTSSSDQNFYDTELVLAVLESFFKFWKSKPPSVVDNRQFLKSVRNVGKLIDSYLQVVARDNNMPVSKFVALAEAVPAIGRSEHDDLYQAINIYLKVHPDLGKAEKRRLCRILQCQRLSPEARAHAVKNELLPLRTVVQLVYFEQEKGSNNNKATTTTTINHHKLQKSHHDLLQGAAAKRPAAKVAYDTQSLGINKEELMRRMSHAESREKVQNRSKISDGKLALEIEKKMVIGGGTKEECTSGCKLELVSKKSMRKVRSNKSEHGHGNGK
- the LOC107483035 gene encoding BTB/POZ domain-containing protein At5g47800 isoform X2: MKFMKLGTRPDTFYTEQATRTLVSNIAVDLVIKINDITYLLHKAPLLPKCGLLQQLCSDFSDPEPVSLELHDIPGGENAFELCAKFCYGMSINISAHNIVPAFCAAKFLQMNESIEKGNFVGKLEAFFNSCILEGWKDSIVAIQATDKLPLWSENLGIIRKCIDSIIEKILTPSPQVKWSYTYTRPGYARKQHHSVPKDWWTEDVSDLGIDLFRCIIMAIRSTYVLPHQLIGEALHVYACKWLPGLTNIRSSGSSLAQTEESKAKNQKILETIVSMIPADKGSVSVGFLLKLLSISSHLGISPTTKTELIKRASIQFEEATVSDLLYHSTSSSDQNFYDTELVLAVLESFFKFWKSKPPSVVDNRQFLKSVRNVGKLIDSYLQVVARDNNMPVSKFVALAEAVPAIGRSEHDDLYQAINIYLKVHPDLGKAEKRRLCRILQCQRLSPEARAHAVKNELLPLRTVVQLVYFEQEKGSNNNKATTTTTINHHKLQKSHHDLLQGAAAKRPAAKVAYDTQSLGINKEELMRRMSHAESREKVQNRSKISDGKLALEIEKKMVIGGGTKEECTSGCKLELVSKKSMRKVRSNKSEHGHGNGK